Proteins encoded by one window of Ursus arctos isolate Adak ecotype North America unplaced genomic scaffold, UrsArc2.0 scaffold_22, whole genome shotgun sequence:
- the KLHL35 gene encoding kelch-like protein 35, with protein sequence MLEGPALEESEPGSLAPCAGSCHAQRVLQTLNAYRRSGTLTDVVLRAGGHDFPCHRAALSAGSAYFRSLFAAGRPERALAVVPVAPVASEAGPGAAAALAVVLDYVYGAGVRLRAEDEAAAVLALAERLGVAGLREACASFLEGRLRAANSLALRRVAAAFSLASLAERCGRVLRQAFVEVARHADFLELAPDEVAALLADPALGVAREEAVFEAAMRWVRHDAPARRGQLRRLLEHVRLPLLAPAYFLEKVEADELLQASRECRPLLLEARACFILGREAGALRAQPRRFMDLAEVIVVIGGCDRKGLLKLPFTDAYHPESRRWTPLPSLPGYTRSEFAACALRNDVYVSGGHINSRDVWMFSTPLHTWIKVASLLKGRWRHKMAVMQGQLFAVGGFDGLRRLRSVERYDPFSNTWAAAAPLPEAVSSAAVVSCAGSIYVIGGAGQDGVSTNKVQCFDPKEDRWSLRSPAPFSQRCLEAVSLEGSIYVVGGLMNKIFTYDPGADVWREAAVLPSPVESCGVTVCDGKIHILGGRDDLGESTDKVFTFDPNNGQVEAQPSLQRCTSSHGCLTIIQSLGR encoded by the exons ATGCTGGAGGGCCCAGCGCTGGAGGAGTCGGAGCCCGGCTCCCTGGCGCCGTGCGCGGGGTCCTGCCACGCGCAGCGCGTTCTGCAGACTCTCAACGCGTACCGGCGGAGCGGCACTCTCACCGACGTGGTGCTGCGCGCCGGCGGCCACGACTTCCCGTGCCACCGCGCGGCGCTCAGCGCGGGCAGCGCTTACTTCCGCAGCCTGTTCGCGGCCGGACGGCCAGAGCGCGCCCTGGCGGTGGTGCCCGTGGCGCCCGTGGCCTCGGAGGCGGGGccgggcgcggcggcggcgctgGCCGTGGTGCTCGACTACGTGTATGGCGCGGGCGTGCGGCTGCGCGCTGAGGACGAGGCGGCGGCCGTGCTGGCGCTGGCCGAGCGGCTGGGCGTGGCGGGCCTGCGCGAGGCCTGCGCCAGCTTCCTCGAGGGCCGCCTGCGCGCCGCCAACAGCCTGGCGCTTCGCCGCGTGGCCGCCGCCTTCTCGCTCGCCTCGCTGGCCGAGCGCTGCGGCCGCGTGCTGCGCCAGGCCTTCGTCGAGGTGGCTCGCCACGCCGACTTCCTGGAGCTGGCGCCCGACGAGGTGGCCGCGCTGCTGGCCGACCCGGCGCTGGGCGTGGCGCGCGAGGAGGCCGTGTTCGAGGCGGCCATGCGCTGGGTGCGCCACGACGCGCCGGCCCGCCGCGGGCAGCTGCGACGCCTGCTGGAGCACGTGCGCCTGCCCCTGCTGGCGCCCGCCTacttcctggagaaggtggagGCCGACGAGCTGCTGCAGGCCAGCCGCGAGTGCCGCCCGCTGCTGCTCGAGGCCCGCGCCTGCTTCATCCTGGGCCGCGAGGCCGGCGCGCTGCGGGCCCAGCCGCGGAG ATTCATGGACCTAGCTGAAGTGATCGTGGTCATCGGCGGTTGCGACCGCAAGGGGCTCCTGAAGCTGCCCTTCACCGACGCCTACCATCCAGAGAGCCGGCGCTGGACCCCACTGCCCAGCCTCCCAGGCTACACGCGCTCCGAGTTCGCTGCCTGTGCTCTCCGCAATGACGTCTATGTCTCTG GAGGCCACATCAACAGCCGTGATGTGTGGATGTTTAGTACCCCTCTGCACACCTGGATCAAGGTGGCCTCGCTGCTCAAGGGCAGGTGGAGGCACAAGATGGCAGTCATGCAGGGGCAG CTGTTCGCGGTGGGCGGCTTCGACGGCCTTCGGCGCCTGCGCAGTGTAGAACGCTACGACCCCTTCTCCAACAcgtgggcggcggcggcgcccctCCCCGAGGCCGTGAGCTCCGCGGCAGTGGTGTCCTGCGCGGGCAGCATCTACGTGATCGGGGGCGCCGGGCAGGACGGCGTCAGCACCAACAAG gTGCAGTGCTTTGACCCCAAGGAGGACCGGTGGAGCCTGCGATCGCCGGCACCTTTCTCACAGCGGTGTCTCGAGGCTGTCTCCCTTGAGGGCAGCATCTATGTGGTGGGGGGCCTCATGAACAAAATCTTCACCTATGACCCTGGCGCAGATGTCTGGCGGGAGGCAGCTGTCCTCCCCAGCCCTGTG GAGAGCTGTGGCGTGACTGTGTGTGACGGGAAGATCCACATCCTTGGTGGGCGGGATGATCTCGGGGAGAGCACCGACAAAGTCTTCACCTTTGACCCCAACAATGGGCAGGTGGAGGCCCAGCCATCCCTACAGCGCTGCACCAGCTCCCATGGCTGCCTCACCATTATTCAGAGCCTGGGCAGGTAA
- the RPS3 gene encoding 40S ribosomal protein S3: protein MAVQISKKRKFVADGIFKAELNEFLTRELAEDGYSGVEVRVTPTRTEIIILATRTQNVLGEKGRRIRELTAVVQKRFGFPEGSVELYAEKVATRGLCAIAQAESLRYKLLGGLAVRRACYGVLRFIMESGAKGCEVVVSGKLRGQRAKSMKFVDGLMIHSGDPVNYYVDTAVRHVLLRQGVLGIKVKIMLPWDPSGKIGPKKPLPDHVSIVEPKDEILPTTPISEQKGGKPEPPAMPQPVPTA from the exons ATGGCGGTGCAAATTTCCAAGAAGAGGAAG TTTGTCGCTGACGGCATCTTCAAAGCTGAACTGAACGAGTTCCTCACTCGGGAGCTTGCTGAAGATGGCTACTCCGGGGTTGAGGTTCGAGTTACACCAACCAGGACAGAAATCATTATCTTGGCCACCAG gACGCAGAATGTTCTTGGTGAGAAGGGCCGGCGGATCCGGGAATTGACTGCAGTGGTTCAGAAGAGGTTTGGTTTCCCTGAGGGCAGTGTAGAG CTTTATGCCGAAAAGGTGGCCACAAGAGGTCTGTGTGCTATTGCCCAGGCAGAGTCTCTGCGTTACAAACTCCTAGGAGGCCTTGCTGTGCGGAG GGCCTGCTACGGTGTGCTGCGGTTCATCATGGAGAGTGGGGCCAAAGGCTGTGAGGTCGTGGTGTCTGGGAAACTCCGAGGACAGAGGGCTAAGTCCATGAAGTTTGTGGATGGCCTGATGATTCACAGTGGGGACCCTGTTAACTACTACGTTGACACTGCTGTGCGCCACGTGCTGCTCAGACAGG GTGTGCTGGGCATCAAAGTGAAGATCATGCTTCCCTGGGACCCGAGTGGTAAGATTGGCCCTAAGAAGCCCCTGCCGGATCACGTGAGCATCGTGGAGCCCAAAGATGAGATACTGCCCACCACCCCCATCTCGGAACAGAAGGGTGGGAAGCCAGAGCCACCTGCGATGCCACAGCCGGTACCCACAGCATAA